CTTGAAGTAACCACGCTGCAATAATACGAAAAATACTTGATTGAGCATAAGAAAGAGCACTTTTACATCTTAGTACTAAAAAGTGCTCCTTTTTCTACTTCTTCATAAGAGAAACCTTGTACACCATACTTTTGTTAGTAAGGTACCATGTGCACCATGGAGGTAAAGCCTCTTTGAGCTCTGCGTACTTGCGATATTCATCTTCGGCTTGAATATGCGTTCGCCAATGACTAAAATCACAAACCTATTATCGGTGTAAAAAGACTTACTTTATCTGCTTGACGCACAATCTACTAAttttaacaaatgaaataGATGGAGATAGTAATTCTAGGAATATCCTGAATCcatcaaaatattcaaattacatGTAGTTACAAATAACCTAGTATCTCTCACTCTAAACAGTACACAAAATGTCATGGGCTGGTGTAATTGCATTCGCCATACCAACCATGAAAGATGAAAGCAATCATTTTTTCCACATTGCTCAGAAAGTGGCTTTTAGTAGTTTTATCTATGAttctataaatataaaacTTCTAATTTAACATGAGCTTCATATCATTGTCCGTTTTTGAAATCTGCACTTATGCATGATTATAGATCGACACTGACTGTGATTCGGAAGTTTCAgataagagaaacaaaaatgttgCATTATGCATTTGCAATGAGCAACTGTATTTCAGGATTGAGTGCATCAAACTTGTATTGCAGTTATTCGTTGATGAGAAAAAGTGTGGAAGCCAAAGTGAAGAAGCATTGGTGCAAGGTGTAAGAAACACATGGCAAGATCAGACCATGAGATTACATATGGTAGTATTTGAAAACTCGGTTACAGCTGGGGCTTGATGCCAAACATTTTATTGCAcgtgaaaggaaaaaatgataaaataattgaattctgATATAACTCACCCACGTGCCATTTCCAGACTTTTAATGAGCTTCTTGATTTTCCAGATCTCTACATTGCGATCGGCCGAAGTTTCTTCGTTCGACATGGTTGCAATTTTTTAGTGCTCGGTTATCTCGTAACTACCCTCGGTTGTAAATTAGTGCCCTGGAGTCTGCTGAcagtataagaaaaaataaatagccGTTTTACGGCCAGGTACGagttaatgaaaatttgatgagAATTCTCTTTCCGACTAAAACAAATGGCCAGCCTGTTTATCGACGAAACTACCCAAATCCAGATTATACCGGTTTGTCGGAGACTGAAATGTGAATGGCATTGTGCTTGGACATAGCAACGTATTATCCAATTTGTTACGTTACACTCACTCAAATATTTGTCAATTGTTGATACGTCTAATGATGAAACTGGTAAAACAGAGGATGCcacattaaaataaattttatactaCACGCATCGGCCATGCGAATACCGCAGTGAAACGTCAGCCCTGCGTCAGTCAGTACACTGCACTGCCCTAAAGTGAGAAGTAAAATGGCATGCGCCACCTAAGCGCGGACCGCTATTTCCTTGTGGTATAGCTCGTGAATCATCAAGCCTGAATCTCGTGAATCATTAAGTCTGAATCGCTCGAATCACAGCTGCAATCGTGTCACAGCGAGATCGCTGCCTACCATTGGCATCGGGCAACAGTTTCGTTAGCCGATCGTTACGATGGCCAATGAGGCTTGTTCTTTCTGTCAGAATTATCTTCTAACGGAAATCTGCACAAAGTGATCCTCGTATTGATTGAGTCGGTGTGGGATCTAACGGAACTAACGGTAATATCGAATTGTGTCGACCGTATTACAGGAAAGAATAAGTGGTTGTGAAAACGCATTTTTTCCGTTTGTTTATTCCATACCTGTTTGATCACTTTATTTCTGCTCATGAAGCCGTTTATTTCTTCAGATGCAACTGTCGATTGTCCCGTTGTTACAGTATAATAAAATGGGGAAGCGCTACTGTGTACCCGACTGTCAGTACGGGTTTCGGTATTCGAAAATACCAGTATCGTTGTTGGGCGCTCCGAAAACCATAAGTTATTTAGAAAGTGGTCTTGACTGATTGTATGTCACCAACGAGTTTTACGTGAATACAAATTATTCCGAAAAAtgcgttaaattttcgtaaGTGGTGGCTTTTCAACGCATGCGACACCTGGACTCGACTCGTGAActttagtaaaataatcacaGCATTTAGCGTGAGTCGGATCaccttcttcttattcttcttacACCGTGGGTTGTGCCGTCTTTCGTTGCCGCTCCCGCGCTTCTTGCCACGGGTACCCGTATATTGGTCACGTATACGACACTTCAGCGTGCATATGTGCGTTCACAGACACACATCATCGTACGTCCAAAAATTCGGTGTTTTACTGCAGGTATTGAAATTCGCGTTGTTTACGATTCGACCGTGAGATCTACGTGTGTTTTTCCCGCCATAAATACACCGCGACGAGGTCGATTATCAACATAAACCCTTCGCAGTTTactgaataaatatttcttgaCAGAATACTATTATGCGAAAATTGAGTATGAAAAGTAAACGCGGTAGATCTGGAACGTGTAGTGATGGTGATTCCGAAGAAAATGGCGCCGGCGTTAGAGCTGTCGGCGACGACGAATCCTCAGAACATGACACttcaaaaattaagaaaaccCCAAAAAAGGGTCGTAAGTCTCAAACTGAATCTAATAAGCAGACTGAGGGTACGGAGAATCCGACAGATGAACAGGAGAACGGGTCTCCTgtaaaaaaacgcaaaaaagaCTCACAGAAGGTTTCCGTTCCTTCCACATCCGAAGACAAGGCGTCCACCTCCGTAGACAAGTTAACAGACGAAGAGTATGaggtaattttttgaaaatcacagTATGTCAGATACCAAAAAACTTCTAACTTCAATACCTTGCAAATAGTTACATACTTTTTCAACCTGCTCGTTACTATACGCTACTACTTTCTGCTGCTCTACTACTTTCTGCTGCTCTACTGCTGCTTGCTGCAGCTTCATTGAGATAAACTCATTACCTCCGTTGAAAAATAGAGTGGATTGTTGCacttatttataaaaaattgtaattaaattattccCGTCTGTAGTTGAAGTAACAACCGAATCAGGTCATACATCGTTGAACCAGACTTCCATAAAAACTTCTTCAATGAGATTTATTTGATGATTGTAGATTTTGAGGTGTATACACTTTTTCCCTCCTATGTTAGTATAGTAAGAAATGTAAAACTATCGAAACTCCTTGTTGCtgttaaaatttctttcaaatgtgtcatcaaattttcattagactgtaaattattttacaaaatggtGGTAAAACTAACAGCAAAAACTGGCAATGACACCACTTGCCATGGAATGTGATTAAGGTTGTGCATTGAAACTGCTCTACTGCTTACTTAGGTTATCAGTTTCAGTATACCATAAAGTAAAAGTATCATCTGGTTAATTTCCACTCTGTAGAGAATTTAAGTATGTTAATTTTTCTCCGTAATTTTAGGTTTTAAAAATAGTTGGACAACGTACTATCAAGGGGCGCCGCCAATTCTTGGTACGCTGGAAAGGATATGATGAAGAGTCATGGGAGCAAGAAAAGAATCTAAATTGTCCACAGCTTATTGAGGAATATCTTGCAGATATTGCAGATAGCGGTATTGTTGAGAAAAGCCAAAAAACTTCAAGAACACCCAAAGAGAGTAGAGATGCTGCTAAGCCTAAAACGCCAAAGTCTGGAGGCAAAAAGAAATCCAATATCCgtgagaaattttctttcttaataCTCAGACTTTTTATATATTTCCAAGTTGTTGGTAAGCAAAAATTCTATTGCATAAGAATATGGTTTCAAAATGCCAAATCACAATTCACgtacaaattgatttttaaaaagtgtATTTCTCATAGATGCTGAAGCTGAACACAATCAAAATCACAGAGTAGATACTAACAAAGCTAgcaatgatgatgatgaaaaaactaCTGAGGATACTAAAGaatttgaagttgaaaaaattttggaggTATACTTccacaaaaaaaataagacgCGGGAATTTTTAATTCGATGGAAAGGATTCAGTTCGGCTGAAGATACCTGGGAGCCTGAAGAGAATCTCAATTGTCCAGAACTAATATCAAGGTTTATGGACAAAGTGGAAGTTGCAAAAAAGACTGAACTTCGTGAACTACGAACAAATCCAGCCCATACAAAGCGATA
This genomic stretch from Neodiprion pinetum isolate iyNeoPine1 chromosome 6, iyNeoPine1.2, whole genome shotgun sequence harbors:
- the LOC124221134 gene encoding heterochromatin protein 1 isoform X2, encoding MRKLSMKSKRGRSGTCSDGDSEENGAGVRAVGDDESSEHDTSKIKKTPKKGRKSQTESNKQTEGTENPTDEQENGSPVKKRKKDSQKVSVPSTSEDKASTSVDKLTDEEYEVLKIVGQRTIKGRRQFLVRWKGYDEESWEQEKNLNCPQLIEEYLADIADSGIVEKSQKTSRTPKESRDAAKPKTPKSGGKKKSNIHAEAEHNQNHRVDTNKASNDDDEKTTEDTKEFEVEKILEVYFHKKNKTREFLIRWKGFSSAEDTWEPEENLNCPELISRFMDKVEVAKKTELRELRTNPAHTKRYTLMSTEPGRRLSRRNTNKQRATYHQCDE
- the LOC124221134 gene encoding heterochromatin protein 1 isoform X1, whose amino-acid sequence is MRKLSMKSKRGRSGTCSDGDSEENGAGVRAVGDDESSEHDTSKIKKTPKKGRKSQTESNKQTEGTENPTDEQENGSPVKKRKKDSQKVSVPSTSEDKASTSVDKLTDEEYEVLKIVGQRTIKGRRQFLVRWKGYDEESWEQEKNLNCPQLIEEYLADIADSGIVEKSQKTSRTPKESRDAAKPKTPKSGGKKKSNIHAEAEHNQNHRVDTNKASNDDDEKTTEDTKEFEVEKILEVYFHKKNKTREFLIRWKGFSSAEDTWEPEENLNCPELISRFMDKVEVAKKTELRELRTNPAHTKRYTLMSTEPGRRLSRRNTNKQRESLTASVRSNLSACNSLFEE